A genomic window from Leptolyngbya sp. BL0902 includes:
- a CDS encoding DUF3352 domain-containing protein produces MRKDAGAPYTGNVVFGRVPSLGLALSVLSVAPMKFRPITFRTFIIPLAVAAGLVLVLGVGLLGGLALRTPLYLLDRGGQAVPQAVQFVPKQSPWMASVLTRPDRLAQLWDYLATPKQRPSLRADRDRLERAVLAQTGLTYERDLRPWLGEEITVALVSPDLDLDPANGRRPGYLAVLSCRDVDKARATLELFWQNRALAGEPLTFEDLGGTRLIYGRSAARSGHGFSTFATAMVANRFLLVANDPMVLRQAIAAAQSVGDNVATDWRYKLALKTLSGPRVGLLAVNLPQIQQWLHPTPTTTLATLEATEHLPLTWGLISLGLQRQGVLAEAAWVAASGQPLEPHREAIEDWYALARYLPGSLGLEAMGHDLDRLGDHLLPWLAPWVEQGVNGIALLDTVDEQLGNGVTHQLLETVDQPYALGLGLSPTNGLPDWLLVSPTHPSTQQMIETLGRMAPDRGFSLGQLEILGFPTTVWTRLSLSQSRPGALQVQTEVAGLTAQVGHHQVLTTSPVLMEQALRVEQQQGQPPIWTDQLGRFPRLGESYVHLDWPTAAAYVRQQSPQFRLWETVAKPALKHLKGVILTSYGQTDRVRHEGLLIQLQNS; encoded by the coding sequence GTGCGCAAGGATGCAGGGGCACCCTACACTGGGAATGTTGTCTTTGGCCGCGTTCCCAGTCTGGGCTTGGCCTTGTCGGTGTTGTCGGTTGCGCCCATGAAGTTTCGCCCCATCACGTTTCGGACATTTATTATTCCCTTGGCCGTCGCGGCGGGGCTGGTGTTGGTGTTAGGGGTTGGCCTGCTGGGTGGGCTAGCTCTACGTACCCCTCTATATCTCCTGGATCGGGGGGGGCAGGCGGTGCCCCAGGCCGTACAGTTTGTGCCCAAGCAGTCCCCTTGGATGGCATCGGTGCTCACTCGACCTGACCGCTTAGCCCAACTGTGGGACTACTTGGCAACTCCCAAGCAACGGCCCAGCCTGCGGGCCGACCGAGATCGCCTAGAGCGGGCGGTTCTAGCGCAAACGGGGTTGACCTATGAGCGGGATCTGCGGCCCTGGCTGGGGGAGGAGATCACCGTTGCCTTGGTTTCCCCTGATCTGGATTTAGATCCCGCCAATGGGCGTAGGCCAGGGTATTTGGCGGTGTTGTCCTGTCGTGATGTGGACAAAGCCCGCGCCACCCTAGAGTTATTCTGGCAAAATCGCGCCCTAGCGGGAGAGCCCCTAACCTTTGAAGACTTGGGCGGCACCCGACTGATCTACGGTCGGTCTGCCGCCCGTTCTGGGCATGGGTTTTCGACCTTTGCCACGGCCATGGTGGCCAACCGTTTTTTGCTTGTGGCCAATGACCCGATGGTGCTGCGCCAAGCCATCGCCGCTGCCCAGTCGGTCGGGGATAATGTGGCCACCGATTGGCGATATAAGCTCGCCCTCAAGACCCTGTCTGGGCCTAGGGTGGGTCTGTTGGCGGTCAATCTACCTCAAATTCAGCAGTGGCTGCACCCTACCCCAACCACGACCCTGGCAACCTTAGAAGCCACAGAGCATCTGCCCCTGACGTGGGGCCTGATCTCCTTGGGGCTTCAGCGCCAGGGTGTGTTGGCAGAGGCTGCTTGGGTGGCGGCTTCTGGGCAACCGCTCGAACCCCATCGCGAGGCTATAGAGGATTGGTATGCCCTCGCCCGCTATTTACCTGGATCTCTGGGTCTAGAAGCGATGGGTCATGATTTAGATCGCCTGGGCGATCACCTTCTACCCTGGCTGGCCCCCTGGGTAGAGCAGGGAGTCAACGGGATCGCCCTATTGGACACGGTGGACGAGCAACTGGGGAATGGAGTGACCCACCAACTTCTGGAGACCGTTGATCAGCCCTATGCCCTGGGTTTGGGCCTCAGCCCGACGAATGGTTTACCCGACTGGCTGTTGGTGAGCCCCACCCATCCTTCGACTCAGCAGATGATCGAAACCCTCGGTAGGATGGCCCCAGACCGGGGCTTCAGCCTCGGCCAGCTTGAGATTTTAGGATTTCCCACAACGGTGTGGACGCGGCTATCCCTAAGCCAGAGCCGACCAGGGGCTTTGCAGGTGCAGACGGAGGTCGCTGGATTGACGGCCCAAGTGGGCCACCATCAAGTGTTGACGACCTCGCCAGTGCTGATGGAGCAAGCTCTAAGGGTAGAACAGCAGCAGGGCCAGCCGCCGATTTGGACCGATCAGCTGGGCCGCTTCCCTCGGTTGGGAGAAAGCTATGTTCACCTAGACTGGCCGACCGCTGCGGCCTATGTGCGCCAACAGTCGCCCCAGTTTCGGCTGTGGGAAACCGTGGCTAAGCCCGCCCTCAAGCACCTGAAAGGGGTAATTCTCACCAGCTATGGTCAAACGGATCGAGTGCGCCACGAAGGGCTTCTGATCCAATTACAGAACTCGTAG
- a CDS encoding glycerate kinase, which yields MASSDLIAALLAEVLADPALSSTQAAALRQWELADADRAQAWGIDPDTVDEALAERLHWLRTLVPHHALLGLPPAPQAVTLTLYWQLWLPLAITLKQARESLPRPLIQGILGGQGTGKTTLSLILRHILEAMGYPTLGFSIDDLYKTYSERQQIRQADPRLRWRGPPGTHDVDLGIRVLDHLRQAPSEEAVAIPRFDKSLHGGEGDRVAPDLVCGVEIVLFEGWFLGTRPLATAALEAQLAQPPDPIRTEADRQFARDMNRQLATYLPLWDRLDRLMILYPQDYRISKVWRQQAEQQMKAQGKSGMDNDQIDAFVEYFWQALHPDLFVAPLKQDRQHAQLVVEINQDRTPRAIYTPP from the coding sequence ATGGCCTCCTCTGACCTCATCGCTGCCCTTCTCGCTGAGGTGTTGGCGGATCCAGCGCTGTCTTCAACCCAGGCGGCGGCGCTGCGACAGTGGGAATTGGCGGATGCAGATCGGGCTCAGGCTTGGGGCATCGACCCAGACACCGTAGACGAAGCGCTGGCCGAGCGTCTGCACTGGTTGAGAACCCTGGTGCCCCACCACGCCTTGTTGGGGCTACCCCCTGCCCCTCAAGCCGTCACCCTCACCCTATATTGGCAGCTCTGGTTGCCCCTAGCGATCACGCTGAAGCAAGCCCGCGAGAGTCTACCAAGACCGCTGATTCAGGGCATCCTAGGGGGACAGGGGACGGGGAAAACAACCCTCTCCCTCATTCTCCGGCACATTTTAGAAGCCATGGGCTACCCTACCCTGGGCTTCTCCATTGATGATTTGTACAAGACCTACTCAGAACGACAGCAGATCCGTCAGGCTGATCCTCGGCTGCGATGGCGGGGGCCACCGGGCACCCATGATGTGGATCTGGGTATTCGTGTCCTCGACCATTTGCGGCAGGCCCCATCGGAGGAAGCGGTAGCCATCCCTCGCTTCGATAAGTCGCTCCACGGCGGTGAGGGGGATCGGGTGGCCCCAGACCTCGTATGCGGCGTCGAGATTGTTTTATTTGAGGGATGGTTTTTGGGCACAAGGCCCCTGGCAACGGCGGCGCTAGAAGCCCAGTTGGCCCAGCCCCCCGACCCCATTCGCACCGAAGCAGATCGCCAGTTTGCCCGTGATATGAATCGCCAACTGGCCACCTACCTACCCCTCTGGGATCGCCTGGATCGCCTGATGATCCTCTACCCCCAGGACTACCGCATCAGCAAGGTGTGGCGGCAACAGGCTGAGCAACAGATGAAAGCCCAGGGCAAATCGGGGATGGACAATGATCAGATTGACGCCTTTGTGGAGTACTTTTGGCAGGCTCTCCACCCAGACCTCTTTGTAGCCCCCCTCAAGCAAGATCGGCAGCACGCCCAGCTTGTGGTAGAAATTAACCAAGATCGCACGCCGAGGGCGATATACACCCCGCCATAA
- a CDS encoding STAS domain-containing protein, whose amino-acid sequence MSVKLEVITPEGILDGTKAEEFRQTVDEMLVAGAEVILIDLKEITFIDSSGLGTLVVILKKVRGMSRKLCICSINDQVRMLFELTSMDRVFDVYENRAAFESAMANA is encoded by the coding sequence ATGAGCGTGAAGCTGGAAGTGATTACCCCTGAGGGCATTTTAGATGGCACCAAGGCAGAAGAGTTTCGGCAGACGGTTGATGAGATGCTGGTGGCCGGAGCCGAAGTTATTCTAATTGACCTCAAGGAGATTACTTTCATTGACAGTTCTGGGTTGGGTACCCTCGTCGTCATTTTGAAAAAGGTGCGGGGCATGAGTCGCAAACTCTGCATTTGCTCGATTAATGATCAGGTGCGAATGCTGTTTGAGTTGACCAGCATGGATCGTGTGTTCGATGTCTACGAAAACCGAGCGGCCTTTGAAAGTGCCATGGCTAACGCTTAG
- a CDS encoding phycobiliprotein lyase, with the protein MDVMDFFRLSAGQWNSQRTTHHLPFRRAELGGSVISVQALEATDSGVVDICQLHNVDPSLAVGGALVTWQGSMAWDKEDENHEGRTVFALVPDADNPQVGQLLRERGYAEIVPVIGRYEIDAEGGLLLTTEYETMSSVERFWFANPNLRLRTSVVKRFGGFSTASFCAESRLLNGSEATAVEASAPSLDPDLISSSAAFSAFGW; encoded by the coding sequence ATGGATGTAATGGATTTCTTCCGCCTCAGCGCGGGCCAGTGGAACTCTCAACGCACCACCCACCACCTGCCCTTTCGACGGGCCGAACTGGGGGGATCGGTAATTTCTGTTCAGGCTCTTGAGGCCACCGATTCCGGCGTGGTAGACATTTGCCAGCTCCACAACGTCGATCCGTCGTTGGCGGTTGGCGGGGCGCTCGTCACCTGGCAAGGCTCCATGGCCTGGGATAAAGAAGACGAAAACCACGAAGGGCGCACCGTCTTTGCCCTGGTACCCGATGCGGATAATCCCCAGGTAGGGCAACTCCTGCGCGAGCGGGGCTACGCCGAAATTGTGCCCGTCATTGGTCGCTACGAAATTGACGCGGAGGGGGGGCTGTTACTCACCACCGAATACGAAACCATGAGCTCCGTCGAGCGGTTTTGGTTTGCCAACCCCAACCTACGCCTGCGCACCAGCGTAGTAAAACGGTTTGGCGGCTTCAGCACTGCCTCCTTTTGTGCAGAATCGCGCCTGCTGAATGGATCCGAAGCCACCGCTGTCGAGGCTTCTGCTCCTTCGCTAGATCCGGATCTGATATCCTCCAGTGCGGCTTTCTCGGCCTTTGGTTGGTAG
- a CDS encoding TM0106 family RecB-like putative nuclease has translation MSASAPLPPRTHAGGCSESPLRFPLEADSSPSYIRWFTDDLLFHYQRCHRRAFLDIYGDPNWQDPPSDYFLKLRQDSADHRSAVLQTFEPLHRPQFASGDWAAGAKATLALMAQGVEAIHQGVLVMPAPVEGVQLVSQPDLLVKQPGWSCWGDWVYAPIDIKLGKKPKLDYQVVAAYHAYVLSRVQGVWPAQSYLALRGGQLYPIELGRLVVKLQDTLNHSLQDLRAPQPPELFISHSRCDLCQWFSHCYGEAKAQRHLSLLPGVTPARYDFLRQHHITTVAALAQTSPQHLAPLPGFGDTVAEKLVHQAQAMMDNRAIPRTSPQAPHGFPLWPEDLPEGEFELFFDIEAAPDQNLIYLHGVLVVNRITGEETFHALLAESHTQERQAWRDFLDLVHAYPDAPVYHFCPYEAQTVRKLGQAYGTPYRHIETLLSRFFDVHKCVTDGVTLPIESYALKHIARWMGFDWRDEGANGAQSICWYNSWAETGDPTYLEAILRYNEDDCRATYHVKDWLVKFAEPYWERLYATHR, from the coding sequence TTGTCTGCTAGTGCCCCTCTGCCGCCGCGTACCCATGCTGGGGGGTGTTCCGAAAGCCCCCTGAGGTTTCCGCTGGAGGCAGATTCTTCCCCGTCCTACATTCGCTGGTTTACAGACGATCTCCTCTTTCATTACCAGCGCTGCCATCGGCGGGCTTTTTTAGACATCTACGGAGATCCGAACTGGCAGGATCCGCCCTCCGATTATTTTCTCAAGCTGCGTCAGGACAGTGCTGATCATCGCTCGGCGGTGCTGCAAACCTTCGAGCCCCTACACCGACCCCAGTTTGCATCGGGGGATTGGGCAGCGGGGGCCAAAGCCACCCTTGCTCTGATGGCCCAGGGAGTAGAGGCCATTCACCAGGGGGTGCTGGTAATGCCTGCTCCGGTGGAGGGGGTGCAGTTGGTGAGCCAGCCGGATCTCCTGGTGAAGCAGCCCGGTTGGTCTTGCTGGGGCGACTGGGTCTATGCCCCCATTGACATCAAGCTGGGTAAAAAGCCAAAGCTGGACTACCAGGTGGTCGCCGCCTACCACGCCTACGTGCTATCGCGGGTGCAGGGGGTGTGGCCCGCCCAAAGCTATTTGGCCCTGCGCGGGGGCCAGCTTTACCCCATCGAGTTAGGGCGGCTGGTGGTCAAGCTCCAGGATACCCTCAACCATAGCCTGCAAGACCTGCGGGCTCCCCAGCCGCCGGAGTTATTCATTTCCCACAGCCGCTGCGACCTCTGCCAATGGTTTAGCCACTGCTATGGCGAAGCCAAGGCCCAGCGCCATCTCTCCCTGCTGCCGGGGGTAACGCCTGCTCGCTACGATTTCTTGCGCCAGCACCACATCACCACTGTGGCGGCCCTGGCCCAAACCTCGCCCCAGCACCTTGCCCCTCTCCCGGGCTTTGGGGATACGGTGGCCGAAAAGCTGGTGCACCAAGCCCAGGCCATGATGGACAACCGCGCCATCCCCCGCACCAGCCCCCAGGCTCCCCACGGCTTTCCCCTGTGGCCAGAGGATTTGCCAGAGGGTGAATTTGAGCTGTTTTTTGACATCGAGGCGGCCCCCGACCAAAACTTGATTTACCTCCACGGGGTGCTGGTGGTGAACCGCATCACCGGAGAAGAAACCTTCCATGCCCTGCTGGCCGAAAGCCACACCCAAGAGCGGCAGGCTTGGCGAGATTTCCTTGATTTGGTTCATGCCTACCCCGATGCCCCGGTCTACCACTTCTGCCCCTACGAAGCCCAGACCGTTCGTAAATTAGGGCAAGCCTATGGCACTCCCTATCGCCACATTGAGACTTTGCTCAGTCGCTTTTTTGACGTTCACAAGTGTGTGACGGATGGGGTGACGCTGCCCATCGAAAGCTATGCTCTAAAGCACATTGCCCGCTGGATGGGCTTTGACTGGCGCGATGAAGGGGCGAACGGAGCCCAGTCGATCTGCTGGTATAACTCCTGGGCAGAAACCGGGGATCCGACCTACCTTGAAGCCATCCTGCGCTACAACGAAGACGACTGCCGCGCCACTTACCATGTTAAGGACTGGCTTGTAAAGTTTGCAGAGCCCTACTGGGAACGCCTCTACGCTACCCACAGATAG
- a CDS encoding FAD/NAD(P)-binding oxidoreductase, whose product MTTSSNLVSSLAANLDSDGPRQTLRHHIVVIGGGAAGITVTAQLLQHNPDLDIAIIEPSAQHHYQPGWTLVGGGVFRLEDTTRDEQTLIPKGSTWIQDAVVKLDPDHNTVLTQDGQHIQYEFLVVCPGIQIDWHKVKGLPEALGKNGVTSNYRRDLTLYTRQLIQEEFTGGTAVFTYPNTPIKCGGAPQKIMYMADDAFKQRSGVGVNSRVLFCTAGGSMFGVKAYSDSLDKVVARRGIEPHFHHNLVEIRADAKEAVFEVTQGGETVQRVIPYAMIHVVPPMSAPDFIKNSPLAVPNNPGGWVDVDKDTLRHHRYPNVFSLGDASSLPTSKTAAAVRGEAPVLVANLLAAIQQQPPQQTYDGYTCCPLITGYNSTIMAEFDYQNRPRSSFLINPTKERWSMWLVKKHLLPRLYWERMLKGKPFEGERLKPLQGVIGYKG is encoded by the coding sequence ATGACAACCTCCTCCAACCTGGTTTCCAGTCTCGCAGCGAACCTAGACTCCGACGGCCCACGTCAAACCCTACGCCACCACATTGTGGTCATCGGCGGTGGAGCGGCGGGGATTACGGTGACGGCCCAACTGCTCCAACATAACCCCGACCTAGACATTGCCATTATCGAACCCTCGGCGCAGCACCACTATCAACCGGGCTGGACGCTGGTGGGCGGCGGGGTCTTTCGCCTGGAGGACACCACCCGCGATGAGCAGACTCTCATTCCTAAGGGCAGCACCTGGATTCAGGATGCGGTGGTCAAGCTCGACCCAGATCACAACACGGTGCTGACCCAGGATGGCCAACACATTCAGTATGAGTTTCTGGTAGTCTGTCCCGGCATTCAGATCGACTGGCACAAGGTCAAGGGGCTCCCAGAAGCCCTGGGCAAGAATGGCGTTACCAGCAACTACCGTCGCGATCTCACCCTTTATACTCGCCAATTGATTCAGGAGGAGTTCACCGGGGGGACGGCTGTTTTTACCTATCCCAACACGCCGATTAAATGCGGCGGGGCACCCCAAAAGATTATGTACATGGCCGATGATGCCTTCAAACAACGCAGCGGCGTTGGGGTGAATAGCCGGGTGCTGTTTTGTACAGCGGGGGGATCTATGTTTGGGGTTAAGGCTTACTCCGATTCCTTAGATAAAGTGGTGGCCCGACGCGGTATCGAGCCCCACTTTCACCATAATTTGGTAGAAATTCGGGCCGACGCCAAGGAAGCGGTCTTTGAGGTCACGCAGGGGGGCGAAACGGTGCAGCGGGTGATTCCCTACGCCATGATCCATGTGGTGCCGCCCATGAGCGCCCCCGACTTCATCAAAAATAGCCCCCTGGCGGTGCCCAACAATCCGGGCGGATGGGTGGATGTGGACAAAGACACCCTGCGCCACCATCGCTACCCCAACGTCTTCTCCCTGGGCGATGCCTCGTCTCTGCCCACCTCCAAAACGGCGGCGGCGGTTCGAGGTGAGGCCCCTGTCCTCGTGGCTAACCTGTTGGCGGCTATCCAGCAGCAACCGCCTCAACAAACCTACGACGGCTATACCTGCTGCCCGCTGATTACGGGATATAACAGCACTATCATGGCCGAGTTTGACTACCAAAACCGTCCCCGGTCTAGTTTTTTGATCAACCCCACCAAGGAACGCTGGAGTATGTGGCTGGTGAAAAAACACCTGCTGCCCCGGCTGTATTGGGAACGGATGCTGAAGGGGAAACCCTTTGAAGGAGAACGGCTGAAGCCTCTCCAGGGCGTGATCGGCTACAAGGGTTAA
- a CDS encoding MBL fold metallo-hydrolase, which produces MVFSPSSPVSKPPRSVFESIYAFAPNRDTLGGTAYFIVEKDSQGRAQNLLVDTPPWDETTRQFLAEQGGVRWLAITHRTALGKAAALQKHLGCEVVIQEQEAYLLPDTPKTTFHRSLSLTPHLEVLWTPGYSPGSACVYYGCYGGVLFSGRHLLPNRQGHPEPLRFSKTFHWPRHLCQVEALRTRFSPETLAHLCPAANTGFLRGQRTIDNAYAQLQALDLDALRAAPALL; this is translated from the coding sequence ATGGTTTTCTCCCCCTCGTCCCCAGTCTCCAAGCCGCCGCGTTCCGTGTTTGAAAGCATCTACGCCTTTGCACCCAATCGGGACACCCTGGGGGGAACCGCTTACTTCATTGTAGAGAAGGACTCCCAGGGGCGGGCACAAAATCTGCTGGTGGATACACCCCCCTGGGATGAAACCACCCGGCAATTTCTGGCGGAGCAGGGAGGAGTGCGGTGGCTGGCGATCACCCATCGTACCGCCCTGGGCAAGGCTGCCGCCCTGCAAAAGCACCTGGGCTGCGAGGTGGTGATTCAAGAACAGGAAGCCTATCTGTTGCCCGATACGCCCAAAACCACGTTTCACCGTAGCCTGAGTCTGACCCCTCACCTAGAAGTCCTTTGGACCCCCGGCTATTCCCCCGGTTCTGCCTGTGTTTACTATGGGTGCTACGGCGGCGTGCTGTTTAGTGGCCGCCACCTGCTGCCCAACCGCCAAGGCCACCCTGAACCCCTGCGCTTTTCCAAAACCTTCCACTGGCCCCGCCATCTCTGCCAAGTCGAGGCCCTCCGCACCCGCTTCAGCCCAGAGACCCTGGCCCACCTCTGCCCCGCCGCCAACACCGGATTTTTGCGTGGCCAGCGCACCATCGACAACGCCTACGCCCAACTCCAGGCCCTCGATTTAGACGCCCTCCGCGCCGCCCCCGCCCTCCTCTAG
- a CDS encoding site-2 protease family protein encodes MLVFWILLLLLGLFTFSSVQQSVGTITRTPVWLLWLVMMMPALVLAGWAITQGPEKPLPIGILLGLFVLCPLLYWGLVQWGRKPTMDPSAPAEAALPKVAPPSAKPPLRPIDKEEETALQGCFPWSVYYLQTIEYLPQAMICRGQLRTSPTEAYDTVRENVRRQFGDRFLVIFQEGMQGKPVFALVPNPQAQTQARAKALTRPGLALGLLGVTLMTTTMAGARLMGLTEAQRQADPSLLWQGLPYALALLAILGCHEMGHYLTARRYRMEATLPYFIPIPFFLGTFGAFIQLRSPVPHRRALFDVGIAGPLAGLVVTVPLLLWGLAQSTVVPMPDSGSSLLSFEAINPTASVLLALMIKLTLGGQVGLEQAVHLHPVAIAGCLGLVVTALNLMPVGQLDGGHIVHAMYGQRTGALIGQVARFLVLALAFVHPELLVWAILLFLIPAVDQPALNDISELDSRRDLLGLVALALLVLIVLPLPGPLARLLF; translated from the coding sequence ATGCTTGTGTTTTGGATTCTGTTGCTACTGCTTGGTCTGTTTACCTTCTCCTCGGTTCAGCAAAGCGTGGGGACGATCACCCGCACCCCCGTGTGGCTGCTGTGGCTGGTGATGATGATGCCAGCGCTGGTGTTGGCGGGCTGGGCCATTACCCAAGGGCCAGAGAAGCCGCTGCCGATAGGTATCCTGCTGGGCCTGTTTGTGCTGTGCCCGTTGCTCTATTGGGGGCTGGTGCAGTGGGGTCGTAAGCCAACAATGGATCCCTCTGCCCCCGCTGAGGCGGCCCTGCCCAAGGTTGCTCCGCCTTCTGCCAAGCCCCCCCTGCGCCCCATCGACAAGGAGGAAGAAACCGCCCTACAGGGCTGCTTCCCTTGGTCGGTTTACTACTTGCAAACCATTGAATACCTGCCCCAGGCCATGATCTGCCGGGGGCAACTCCGCACATCGCCCACCGAAGCCTACGACACCGTGCGGGAGAACGTGCGGCGGCAGTTTGGCGACCGCTTCCTGGTGATTTTTCAGGAGGGAATGCAGGGTAAGCCTGTTTTTGCCCTGGTGCCCAATCCCCAGGCTCAGACCCAGGCACGCGCTAAGGCCCTGACCCGCCCAGGATTGGCCCTGGGGCTGCTGGGGGTGACGCTGATGACCACCACCATGGCTGGAGCCCGGTTGATGGGCCTTACGGAGGCCCAACGGCAAGCGGATCCTAGTTTGCTCTGGCAGGGATTGCCCTACGCCTTGGCCCTCCTGGCGATTTTGGGTTGCCACGAGATGGGCCACTACCTAACCGCCCGCCGCTACCGCATGGAGGCCACCCTGCCCTACTTCATCCCCATCCCCTTCTTTCTGGGCACCTTTGGAGCGTTTATCCAGCTCCGATCTCCGGTGCCCCATCGGCGAGCCCTGTTTGATGTGGGCATTGCTGGCCCCCTGGCTGGGCTGGTGGTTACGGTGCCGCTGCTGCTGTGGGGCTTGGCCCAGTCTACTGTGGTGCCCATGCCCGACAGTGGATCCAGTCTGCTCAGCTTTGAGGCCATCAACCCCACGGCCTCGGTGCTGCTAGCCCTGATGATTAAGCTGACCCTGGGGGGGCAGGTGGGCTTAGAACAGGCGGTGCACCTCCATCCTGTCGCCATAGCGGGCTGCTTGGGCCTGGTGGTCACGGCCCTCAACCTCATGCCCGTGGGGCAGCTCGACGGAGGGCACATCGTCCATGCCATGTATGGTCAGCGCACCGGAGCCCTGATTGGCCAAGTGGCGCGGTTCCTGGTGTTGGCCCTGGCCTTTGTCCACCCAGAATTGCTGGTGTGGGCCATTCTGCTGTTTCTCATTCCCGCCGTGGATCAGCCCGCCCTCAACGACATCAGCGAACTTGACAGCCGCCGCGACCTGCTGGGGTTGGTGGCCCTCGCCCTGCTGGTGCTGATTGTGCTGCCCCTGCCTGGCCCCTTGGCCCGCCTGTTGTTCTAG
- the glpK gene encoding glycerol kinase GlpK — MTANYIMALDLGTTGNRAIIFDREGTIVGQAYRELTQYYPQPGWVEHNAREIWDQIDWAMGSAISKAELTPKDIAAIGLTVQRETCLLWDSATGRPLSNAIVWQDRRTAPQCNALRAAGKAAEIYERTGLVLDAYFSATKLAWLLDQTQKETDPPVDFDQVLAGTVDSWVLWNLTGRKVHATDHSNASRTMLLNITTGQWDDTLLDLFGIPPHLMPRLGPSVGLFGYTDPALLGVEIPIAAVFGDQQAALYGHGCDRPGLLKCTYGTGAFLVAHTGDDVVRSQHQLLSTVAWSQAASPQAPGATRAPAPQLGYAIEGSMFTAGACIQWLRDGIQVISSAAETEILAQGVSDNGGVYFVPALSGLGAPHWDMSARGAFLGLTGGVKREHLVRAVLEAIAYEVKEVVDAVNQDSGTPIHQLKVDGGACNNDFLMQLQADVLGIPVERPQVLDVTAQGAAFAAGLAVGFWDDYHTLVRRRPIDRIFEPGPHQDQAQDAFHQWQRAVDRAKGWAEA, encoded by the coding sequence ATGACCGCGAACTACATCATGGCCCTAGATTTGGGCACCACAGGCAACCGGGCGATTATTTTCGACCGGGAGGGCACCATTGTGGGGCAAGCCTATCGAGAATTGACCCAGTACTATCCTCAACCGGGCTGGGTGGAGCACAATGCTCGGGAAATTTGGGATCAAATTGACTGGGCCATGGGATCGGCCATTTCTAAAGCCGAGCTGACCCCCAAGGACATCGCCGCCATTGGTCTGACGGTGCAGCGAGAAACCTGCCTGCTATGGGATAGCGCCACCGGACGGCCCCTATCGAACGCCATTGTGTGGCAAGATCGCCGCACCGCACCCCAGTGCAATGCTCTACGGGCGGCGGGGAAAGCGGCGGAGATCTACGAACGCACGGGCTTGGTGCTAGATGCCTACTTTTCGGCCACCAAATTGGCTTGGCTGCTCGATCAGACCCAGAAGGAAACCGATCCTCCGGTGGATTTTGACCAGGTGTTGGCGGGCACCGTAGACAGTTGGGTGCTGTGGAACCTGACGGGGCGGAAAGTCCACGCCACCGACCACAGCAACGCCAGCCGGACGATGCTGCTCAACATCACCACGGGCCAATGGGATGATACCCTGCTGGATCTCTTTGGCATTCCCCCCCATCTAATGCCACGCCTTGGCCCTAGCGTTGGCCTGTTTGGCTACACCGATCCGGCCCTGCTGGGGGTGGAGATCCCCATCGCGGCGGTGTTTGGCGATCAACAGGCGGCCCTCTACGGCCATGGCTGCGACCGACCGGGCCTGCTGAAATGCACCTACGGCACCGGGGCTTTCCTCGTCGCCCACACCGGAGATGACGTCGTGCGATCCCAGCATCAACTGTTGTCCACCGTTGCTTGGTCCCAGGCGGCCAGTCCCCAGGCTCCAGGGGCCACCCGCGCCCCCGCGCCCCAGCTTGGCTATGCCATCGAAGGCAGTATGTTCACCGCCGGAGCCTGCATCCAGTGGCTACGAGACGGCATTCAGGTGATTTCTAGCGCAGCGGAAACGGAGATTTTGGCCCAGGGGGTGTCCGACAATGGCGGCGTCTACTTTGTCCCGGCCCTCAGCGGCCTTGGTGCCCCCCATTGGGACATGAGTGCTCGCGGCGCGTTCCTAGGCCTCACGGGCGGGGTCAAGCGAGAACATTTGGTGCGGGCTGTGCTGGAGGCCATTGCCTACGAGGTGAAGGAAGTGGTGGATGCCGTCAACCAGGATTCGGGCACGCCCATTCACCAGCTCAAGGTGGATGGTGGAGCCTGCAACAATGACTTTTTGATGCAGCTCCAGGCCGATGTGCTAGGCATCCCCGTCGAGCGGCCCCAGGTGCTCGATGTGACCGCCCAAGGAGCCGCCTTTGCCGCTGGCCTTGCCGTCGGCTTTTGGGACGACTACCACACCCTCGTCCGCCGCCGCCCCATCGACCGCATCTTTGAACCAGGCCCTCACCAAGACCAGGCCCAAGACGCCTTCCACCAATGGCAACGCGCCGTAGATCGGGCCAAGGGTTGGGCCGAAGCGTAG